The bacterium genomic interval GAACGGCCGGGACTTCTACGTGATCCTCGGTCGGGCCGAGCCGGGCGATCCCCGCCGGCCGATCGCCCACAAGTACGGCTCCCTCAACGCGGGCAGCGGATCGTGGTACTGGAAGCCGCTGCGCAACCTCGAACCGGAACATCGGGTGTTCGCCCATGTGAGCGGAGCCGGCTACGTGCGCATCGGCCGGGCCACCGGCAAGGTGATCCCCCCACGAGACGCCGACGTCGAAATCGAAGGTCGACCTCAACCGCTCCTCGATCAGCCAGACGTGAGCGCGGCAAGGTCTTCCGATGGCTCGACCGAGGGTCCACGTCCTCGCCGCCACGTCTCAGACGCTCCGCAAGCGACCGAGACCGAGATCACCGCCGGGGACGACCTGTGGACATCGGGTGCACTCGCTCGCGGGATCTGTGGATCTCAACGGGATGCGCGAGCGAGAGCAGGTCGGAGTGTGTTTCGACGCCCAACCAAGGTACGGTCGGCCTAACTACAACGGTGCAACTTGAAAGGAGGAATTGTGGGCTCCTCATGTTCCTACGACGGCGGCCACCAGCCGACGTTGGACGAAGTCTCAACCAACTTGCGGGCCGGCGCCGATTGGACACATAGGCGGGATCTGCCGGACCTCAACGGATGGGCCGACTTCAATCCGGCCCCCGAGTTGGTGCGTCGGCGCCTGATCAGCCGCTTGCGGGAAGGTCGCTGCCCCTCGGTGGGCCACACGTTCCCGCTTCCGAAACCCGGTACGAACGAACTCCGCTGGCTGGCGTGGCTCAATCCGTATGACGATCTCTACCTTCGGATCTTGGCCGGACGTGTTGTCACCGCAATCGACACGGCACTCGGACGAGACGTGTTCAGCCACCGACTCGCGACCAAGCCACCAGGATGGTCAGTCAAGAATCGCAACAAGTCCTTCGACCTGATGCGTGATCGCGGAAGGGCGCTTCTCGCGGACGAGCGATGTGACGCGCTTGGCGTCGCTGACGTGAAGCACTACTACCCGTCGATTGCCCCAGATGTCCTCATGGATGCCCTGTGCCAGATCGCCTCGCCGCGTGGCGCCGCGAGACTCATCTGTGGGTTCCTTCGCGAGCTCTCGCCGATGGGCACGCCACGGGGTCTGCCAATCGGGCCGGAGGCATCAGGGGTACTGGGAAACGTCGTCCTCCTGGGACTTGACAGGGCAATCTCGTGTCGTTCCCTCGGCCACGTCCGGTATACGGACGACAGTTGGATCTTCCTCTTGGCCGAGAGCGACTGGCCGGAGGTGTTCGACATCTACGTCTCATCAGTCTCAGATGTCGGCCTTCGAGTCAACCCCTCCAAGGTCGCGATCCACCCGAAGGGCAGCGAAGGTGCAGAGAACGCCATCCATCACCTACGTATCGCATACCTAACCTCCCCCGGCGCCCCGGACAGAACAGATCAGGGATCAGTTGAAGAAATCCGCGAGGAACTCGATCGAGACGAACCCGACTGGAACGTCGTTGGCTTTCACCTAGATTCGCTCCGTCACAAAGGGAGTGCCCTTGGACTCGACCTGCTCTATGAGTATCCCCACATGATGGACGAGCTGCCTCGACATGCTGGGCAGTATCTCTGGGCCCTGGCTCACACCCGGAAGACCCGGAATCAGATTGACCGTGACTGGCTCG includes:
- a CDS encoding RNA-directed DNA polymerase, which produces MGHTFPLPKPGTNELRWLAWLNPYDDLYLRILAGRVVTAIDTALGRDVFSHRLATKPPGWSVKNRNKSFDLMRDRGRALLADERCDALGVADVKHYYPSIAPDVLMDALCQIASPRGAARLICGFLRELSPMGTPRGLPIGPEASGVLGNVVLLGLDRAISCRSLGHVRYTDDSWIFLLAESDWPEVFDIYVSSVSDVGLRVNPSKVAIHPKGSEGAENAIHHLRIAYLTSPGAPDRTDQGSVEEIREELDRDEPDWNVVGFHLDSLRHKGSALGLDLLYEYPHMMDELPRHAGQYLWALAHTRKTRNQIDRDWLVEQATARPAARSVAGKLHLCRVASQIRLGKEHGERLDKVVADGSLGHHAPLRAWAAKAWGSSEARRPEHAVEYACNIGDFSVRRALALTLPADTSTPSRRSCWHRKLRSVDPDLEPSLARLD